The Osmerus eperlanus chromosome 22, fOsmEpe2.1, whole genome shotgun sequence genome window below encodes:
- the LOC134008742 gene encoding uncharacterized protein LOC134008742 produces MSPELRYKCSKDRVLPLMARNLDCSSSYLYKKSILLGISLRHRFTTIGDDELEQHISRLHQQCPQSGLTMMQGYLRAEGITVQRRRVREMLTRVDPAAAAQRWSNVVARRSYHVPFPNSLWHIDGHMRLIRWGFVTHAGIDGRSRVITFLRCSTNNTATTVLSHFVRATCQYGVPSRVRSDCGGENTLVALLMTLLNGQGRGSHITGRSVHNQRIERFWRDVFIQVIHSFYNLFYSFEEDLILDPNDNIHRFSLHKTYLPEIQNSLDCFRVAWNSHSLRTEHNCTPNQIWMDGMLGNIHQYATAVQRVFGRIRTQRKAWKQCWEDMIFSYLGCKLKLIMMT; encoded by the exons ATGTCACCAGAGCTCAGATACAAGTGCTCCAAAGACAGGGTTTTACCATTAATGGCCAGGAACTTGGATTGTTCATCCTCCTATCTGTACAAAAAATCCATATTGTTGGGTATTTCTTTGCGTCATCGATTCACAACTATTGGCGATGATGAGCTTGAGCAACACATAAGCAGACTACACCAACAGTGTCCACAATCAGGCTTAACG atgatgcagGGATACCTTCGGGCTGAGGGGATAACGGTTCAAAGAAGAAGGGTTCGTGAGATGCTGACCAGGGTGGACCCAGCTGCAGCAGCCCAGAGGTGGAGCAACGTTGTTGCAAGACGCAGTTATCATGTGCCATTTCCAAACAGTTTATGGCACATAGATGGCCACATGCGTCTCATACG ATGGGGATTTGTGACCCACGCTGGAATTGATGGTCGTTCTCGTGTGATCACGTTCCTGAGATGCAGTACAAACAACACTGCTACAACTGTGCTTTCACATTTTGTCAGAGCCACTTGTCAATATGGAGTCCCATCAAGAGTGAGGTCAGATTGCGGAGGTGAAAACACTTTGGTTGCACTGCTAATGACTTTGTTAAATGGACAGGGTCGTGGTAGCCACATCACTGGCAGATCGGTTCATAACCAGCGGATTGAACGTTTTTGGAGAGATGTGTTCATTCAGGTCATCCACAGTTTCTATAATCTCTTTTACTCTTTTGAGGAAGACCTAATTTTGGATCCAAATGACAACATCCATAGGTTTTCACTGCACAAGACATACCTGCCTGAAATCCAAAATAGTTTGGATTGTTTCAGAGTTGCATGGAACAGTCACAGTCTACGCACAGAGCACAACTGCACACCCAATCAAATCTGGATGGACGGCATGCTTGGAAACATTCACCAATATGCCACAGCTGTGCAGAGAGTCTTTGGGAGGATCCGTACACAGAGGAAAGCTTGGAAACAATGTTGGGAAGATATGATATTCAGCTACCTCGGTTGCAAGCTGAAGCTGATAATGATGACCTAG